A stretch of Clostridium sp. BJN0001 DNA encodes these proteins:
- a CDS encoding YvrJ family protein, with product MDMNEFVSMMANVGFPAAITTYLLIRLEKQLSSLNTSIANLTTLVNERVTK from the coding sequence ATGGATATGAATGAGTTTGTTTCAATGATGGCGAATGTTGGTTTTCCTGCTGCAATAACGACATATCTCTTAATAAGGCTTGAAAAACAGCTCTCATCATTAAACACATCAATCGCAAATCTTACAACTTTGGTCAATGAACGTGTTACTAAATAG
- a CDS encoding DUF2922 domain-containing protein gives MHYTLTMTFLTTQGLKTTISVTDVKEDVTSEKVKSLMQLIIDKNVFNSSKGSLVSISSAAVTQKETTELNVK, from the coding sequence ATGCACTATACTTTAACAATGACTTTTTTAACTACTCAGGGGCTTAAAACAACAATATCTGTTACAGATGTAAAGGAAGATGTTACTTCAGAGAAAGTAAAATCTTTAATGCAGCTTATTATAGACAAAAATGTTTTTAATTCATCTAAAGGATCACTTGTTTCAATTTCATCAGCCGCAGTTACTCAGAAAGAAACAACTGAACTTAACGTAAAATAA
- a CDS encoding IS4 family transposase, translating into MKNTRLLSLILKETNDLITSSEYKEAYSLGNSFSRNRKLSFSNTVHFICSALRKSISSEIDNFIEDHKCLKFPSITKQAFSKARQNISPEAFNELCRLFVDKFYSINKNLNTWNGFNILAVDGTSLQVPDTKECGEYFGLSSNQNKTRTAIATASALYDVLNDIIVDSRITKYKTSERHIAKQHIESIGDKFCPRKSIVIFDRGYPSYDMFDYLNSKELLFLMRVSTSFKLAQSIDSPDFILKYKVKGEIKKIRVVKVKLSDEVTETLVTNIYDDTITPLKFKELYFLRWGVESKYKELKCSLKIEEFSGTKPIAIKQDFYVSIYLSMIAALIKKDADAAISNDNKDKDLNSIYQSNRNFILGQVFKRIIALLVKSRLRNKLLELILEKAIKIRSQIRCNRSCERKNKHPRKKHHHNIKSCF; encoded by the coding sequence ATGAAAAATACTAGATTATTATCTTTAATTTTAAAAGAAACAAACGATTTAATTACTTCAAGTGAGTACAAAGAAGCATACAGCTTAGGTAACTCATTCTCAAGGAATAGAAAACTATCCTTTTCAAATACGGTTCATTTTATTTGCTCCGCATTGCGAAAATCCATCTCTTCTGAAATTGATAATTTTATTGAAGATCATAAATGTTTAAAATTTCCGTCAATAACAAAACAAGCATTTTCTAAGGCAAGACAAAATATATCACCAGAAGCCTTTAATGAATTATGCAGACTTTTTGTTGATAAATTTTATAGTATAAATAAAAATTTAAACACTTGGAATGGTTTTAATATTCTAGCTGTAGATGGAACTAGTCTACAAGTGCCAGATACAAAAGAATGTGGTGAATATTTTGGATTAAGCAGTAATCAAAATAAGACAAGAACTGCTATTGCGACGGCGTCAGCCTTATATGATGTATTAAATGACATTATTGTAGATTCTAGAATTACTAAATATAAGACAAGTGAAAGACATATTGCAAAACAACATATAGAGTCAATAGGAGATAAATTCTGTCCTCGAAAAAGCATTGTTATTTTTGATAGAGGCTATCCTTCATATGATATGTTTGATTATTTAAATTCCAAGGAATTACTATTTTTAATGCGAGTATCAACATCTTTTAAACTTGCACAATCAATAGATTCCCCTGACTTTATTTTAAAATATAAAGTTAAAGGTGAAATAAAAAAAATAAGAGTAGTAAAAGTTAAGCTGTCAGATGAGGTGACAGAAACTTTAGTGACTAACATCTATGATGATACTATTACGCCTTTAAAATTCAAAGAACTCTATTTCTTAAGATGGGGCGTTGAATCTAAATATAAAGAATTAAAATGCAGTCTTAAAATCGAAGAATTTTCAGGTACTAAGCCAATTGCCATAAAGCAAGATTTTTACGTTTCTATTTATTTATCGATGATTGCAGCTCTTATAAAAAAAGATGCCGATGCTGCGATATCAAATGATAATAAGGATAAAGATTTAAATTCAATATATCAATCAAATAGGAATTTTATTTTGGGACAGGTATTCAAACGAATTATAGCTTTATTAGTTAAATCTAGATTAAGAAATAAGCTGTTAGAATTAATACTTGAAAAAGCTATAAAAATACGCTCACAAATACGTTGCAACCGATCTTGTGAGCGCAAAAACAAACATCCAAGAAAAAAGCACCATCATAATATTAAATCCTGTTTTTAA
- a CDS encoding endonuclease/exonuclease/phosphatase family protein, which yields MKIMTLNTHSLVEGNDKETLIESAEAIIKEDFDIISLQEVNQSISANPILKDDERLKYFISADDTVVIKEDNYVLRLAEELLKQGRKYYWSWVPSHIGYDKYDEGIAILSKTPILEADGIFISNIREYSNYRTRRILKVKSRVNGEIKNFFSLHFGWWNDKDEPFKNQWETFYENAKKIENEPIYIMGDFNIPADNKNEGYDLIKSENYFKDTYVLAENHDEGYTVEEEIDGWRNSDKKSRMRIDYIFKNSEDSVKESSVIFNDKKYKKVSDHFGLMIEE from the coding sequence ATGAAAATTATGACTCTTAATACTCATAGTTTAGTTGAAGGAAATGATAAAGAAACATTAATAGAATCTGCAGAAGCTATTATAAAGGAAGATTTTGATATAATTTCGCTTCAAGAGGTTAATCAGTCAATAAGCGCAAACCCTATATTAAAGGATGACGAAAGACTTAAATATTTTATATCAGCTGATGATACTGTAGTAATTAAAGAAGATAATTATGTATTAAGACTTGCTGAAGAATTATTAAAGCAGGGAAGAAAATACTACTGGTCATGGGTTCCATCACATATAGGATACGATAAATATGATGAAGGGATAGCTATTTTGAGTAAAACTCCAATATTAGAAGCAGATGGAATTTTTATCTCAAATATAAGAGAATACTCAAATTATAGAACAAGAAGAATTTTAAAAGTAAAGAGCAGAGTAAACGGAGAAATTAAAAACTTCTTTTCACTTCATTTTGGATGGTGGAATGATAAAGATGAACCATTTAAAAATCAGTGGGAAACATTCTATGAAAATGCTAAAAAGATAGAGAATGAACCTATTTATATAATGGGAGATTTTAATATTCCTGCAGACAACAAAAATGAAGGCTATGATCTCATAAAAAGTGAAAATTATTTTAAAGATACATATGTATTAGCTGAAAATCACGATGAAGGCTATACTGTAGAAGAAGAAATTGACGGATGGAGAAATTCTGACAAGAAGAGCAGAATGAGAATAGATTACATATTTAAAAATAGTGAAGACAGCGTAAAAGAATCCAGCGTCATATTCAATGACAAAAAGTATAAAAAAGTTTCTGATCATTTTGGTTTAATGATAGAAGAGTAA
- a CDS encoding DUF1659 domain-containing protein: MPDLSLKESIYETTLSIEFVKEVGQTGKISYAKKTFKNIKNDAASEDIYEIAEAIKDVLAKETRYFFINKTTNIQRA; encoded by the coding sequence ATGCCAGATTTATCATTAAAAGAAAGTATTTATGAAACTACTTTATCAATTGAGTTTGTAAAAGAGGTTGGTCAAACAGGTAAGATCTCTTATGCAAAGAAGACTTTTAAGAACATCAAAAATGATGCAGCATCAGAAGATATCTATGAAATTGCAGAAGCAATTAAAGATGTCTTAGCTAAGGAGACTAGATACTTCTTTATAAACAAGACAACAAATATTCAAAGAGCTTAA
- a CDS encoding IS110 family transposase, whose protein sequence is MKNINYLSTLFVGIDISSRENVVSALNFNQDFLIKMKAVANTQTGAKQLETMLVDVLKNNIYKSVIIGLESTSFYGVHIANFLSTSEILMPYKPYVYCLNPKEIANYKKSFNDLNKNDGIDSFVIADFARVGRIHIEPWHGSQYLALQRLTRHRLHIANSLTREKTYMLSNVFLKFSEFALLDDEKHPFSDKFGATASSILTEFLSTEDIANTPMEELVNFVNKKSRKQISNPELTVEILQQAARNSYRLDKCLYEPLTTSIACSFNCIQAFQNQLKTINRAIEKTVKGLNANEYQILMSIPGFGPVYSSGIIAELGSIKNFPNNDTVAKYAGIVWKENQSGSFKAEKTPMSKAGNRYLRYYLIEATTSVIRHIPEYEKFYKKKYAEVTTHQHKRALALTSRKLIRLIFGLLAKNQLYSADSVDR, encoded by the coding sequence ATGAAGAATATAAATTACTTATCAACGCTATTTGTAGGAATTGATATAAGTTCACGAGAAAATGTTGTTTCTGCTTTAAATTTCAATCAAGATTTTTTAATTAAAATGAAAGCGGTCGCGAATACGCAGACCGGTGCAAAGCAGCTTGAAACTATGCTTGTTGATGTATTAAAAAATAATATTTATAAATCTGTAATAATTGGATTAGAATCTACTTCGTTTTACGGAGTTCACATCGCTAATTTTTTATCAACAAGTGAAATATTAATGCCATATAAACCATATGTTTATTGTTTAAATCCAAAGGAGATTGCTAACTACAAAAAATCATTTAATGACCTCAATAAAAATGATGGTATAGATTCATTTGTAATTGCTGATTTTGCAAGGGTTGGGAGAATACATATCGAACCATGGCATGGCTCTCAATATCTTGCTTTGCAAAGACTTACAAGACATAGGCTTCATATAGCAAATTCCTTAACAAGAGAAAAAACCTATATGCTTTCAAATGTATTTCTCAAATTTAGTGAATTTGCTTTATTAGATGATGAAAAGCATCCTTTTTCAGACAAATTTGGAGCAACTGCATCATCAATATTAACAGAATTTTTGTCTACTGAAGATATCGCAAATACTCCCATGGAGGAGCTTGTGAATTTCGTAAATAAAAAAAGCCGAAAACAAATTTCTAATCCTGAACTTACTGTTGAAATTCTGCAGCAAGCGGCGCGAAACTCGTATCGGCTTGATAAATGTTTATATGAACCCCTTACAACTTCTATTGCCTGTTCTTTTAACTGTATTCAGGCATTTCAAAATCAACTAAAAACTATTAACAGAGCTATCGAAAAAACTGTAAAGGGTTTAAATGCTAACGAATATCAAATCTTGATGTCAATCCCTGGATTTGGTCCTGTATACTCTAGTGGTATAATCGCCGAACTAGGTAGCATAAAAAACTTTCCTAACAATGATACCGTTGCAAAATATGCCGGTATCGTATGGAAGGAAAATCAATCCGGTAGTTTTAAAGCTGAAAAAACACCTATGAGCAAAGCTGGTAACAGATATTTGCGTTATTATCTTATAGAAGCTACTACAAGTGTCATAAGACACATTCCGGAATATGAAAAATTCTATAAAAAGAAATACGCTGAAGTTACTACTCATCAACATAAACGAGCACTTGCGTTAACATCTCGTAAATTAATTCGTTTGATTTTTGGATTGCTGGCTAAAAATCAACTCTATTCTGCAGATAGTGTAGATAGATAA
- a CDS encoding IS4 family transposase, with translation MNNFSNKMKSELLSTIKQMEENKKCFVKNSSKDFIRNRKLSFFNVLKLLLCLEGKNSFITMAEYFNYSEKMPSQSALIQQRKKLNEIAMPYLFHKFTSSYNALKNIKGYRLLAVDGSKLNIHHNPNDKDTHVKTVPGYKGHNKLHINCMYDLCNKIFVDTCIQAVRKCNESRALIDMVKRFDSNEKAIIIADRGYESYNVFANIQEKGFKYLIRVKDITSTGISSTFKFPEADEFDATKRVNITKRMGRIPLDKRHEYKKLCKVNPFDFIKEGSYETYSMDIRFVRFKISDSSYETIVTNLDEREFDSTEIKELYQLRWKIENSFRELKYLTGLNSLNSKKVELITQEIYAKLTMYNFYSIISTNVKIKDKNRKYSYTINFSKAITVCKKFFKCPANERPPNVEILIQRYISPVRNGRKYPRNITTKSWVNFMYRIS, from the coding sequence ATGAACAATTTTTCTAATAAAATGAAATCAGAATTGCTTTCGACAATAAAACAAATGGAGGAAAACAAAAAGTGTTTTGTAAAAAATTCATCAAAAGATTTTATCCGTAATCGAAAATTAAGTTTTTTTAATGTTTTAAAATTATTACTTTGCCTTGAGGGAAAAAATTCATTCATAACTATGGCTGAATATTTTAATTATAGTGAAAAAATGCCTTCGCAATCGGCTTTAATTCAACAAAGGAAGAAGTTAAATGAAATAGCAATGCCCTATTTATTTCATAAATTCACTTCATCTTATAATGCTTTAAAAAATATAAAAGGCTATAGATTGCTTGCCGTTGATGGAAGCAAACTAAACATACACCACAATCCTAACGATAAAGATACTCATGTAAAAACAGTCCCTGGATATAAAGGGCATAATAAGTTACACATTAATTGTATGTATGATTTATGTAATAAAATTTTTGTGGATACTTGTATTCAAGCGGTAAGAAAATGTAATGAATCTCGGGCATTAATAGATATGGTCAAGAGATTTGACAGCAATGAAAAAGCAATTATAATTGCCGACCGTGGATACGAATCTTATAACGTATTTGCAAATATTCAGGAGAAGGGTTTTAAATATTTAATTAGAGTAAAAGACATAACTAGTACTGGCATTAGCAGTACATTTAAATTCCCAGAAGCAGATGAATTTGATGCAACAAAAAGAGTAAACATAACAAAAAGAATGGGTAGAATTCCATTAGATAAGCGACATGAATATAAAAAGCTATGTAAAGTAAATCCCTTTGATTTCATCAAAGAAGGATCGTATGAAACCTACTCAATGGATATACGCTTTGTTAGATTTAAAATTTCAGATAGTAGTTACGAGACAATTGTAACTAATTTAGATGAAAGAGAGTTTGACTCAACAGAAATAAAAGAATTATACCAATTAAGATGGAAAATAGAAAATTCATTTAGAGAGTTAAAGTACTTGACCGGTCTTAACTCTCTAAACTCAAAAAAAGTGGAGCTCATAACCCAAGAAATCTATGCAAAACTCACGATGTATAACTTTTATTCAATTATCTCTACTAATGTTAAAATAAAAGATAAAAATAGAAAATATTCATATACAATCAATTTTTCAAAAGCAATAACTGTCTGTAAGAAATTTTTTAAATGTCCTGCTAATGAGAGACCACCTAACGTTGAAATACTAATCCAACGTTATATTTCACCCGTTAGGAATGGCAGAAAATATCCTCGTAATATAACTACTAAATCCTGGGTGAATTTTATGTATAGAATATCATAA
- a CDS encoding four helix bundle protein, whose protein sequence is MKENIAVSKSFDFALKIIKSSYYLKENGHYVLSNQLLRSGTSIGANIKESINSISKAEFRNKLSIALKEADETEYWIELIEYSNILSKNECVLLLNDCRELCRILSSSLKTLSK, encoded by the coding sequence ATGAAAGAAAACATTGCCGTATCGAAATCTTTTGATTTTGCTTTAAAAATCATTAAATCATCATATTATCTAAAGGAAAATGGTCATTATGTATTATCAAATCAGCTTTTACGATCTGGTACCAGTATAGGCGCTAATATAAAAGAATCAATAAACTCAATTAGCAAAGCTGAATTTAGAAATAAACTAAGCATTGCATTAAAAGAAGCAGATGAAACAGAATATTGGATAGAACTTATTGAATATAGCAATATATTAAGTAAAAACGAATGCGTTTTATTACTTAATGATTGTAGAGAACTTTGCAGGATACTAAGTTCTTCATTAAAAACACTTAGTAAATGA
- the putP gene encoding sodium/proline symporter PutP — protein sequence MDERIIIATTFALYLVMMLWIGLHFYKKTENISDYTLGGRKLGFLGSSISAQASDMSGWLLLGLPGAAFVSGLSGSVWIAIGLALGTYFNWKILAKKFRIYTQKYSDSITVPSYLENRFDDKKGILKLISSFFIILFFVPYTASGFVSGGKLFTTIFGTPYILSVVICAVVVVSYTFLGGFMAVCYTDIVQGSLMFFTLLIIPIIVVFKCGGIQNVVSAIDPALLDPLNLKILCADGSGSIAVAAISIISSLAWGLGYFGQPHIITKFMAIENPEEIKISRRIAAVWVIITLAASTAIGLVGHYYFPNLNGADSETIFILLVHKCVPILLTGVLLSAILAAIMSTADSQLLIISSTVSEDLYRSLIKKDASDKQLVKLSRITILVVALVAFSISLNPDSSVLKLVSYAWAGFGCAFGPVILLSLFWEKMTREGAIAGMVAGGMISALWPIIKNYSSLPIFKLYEIVPGFFGALIVVYVVSKMTYQMTNDKGQMTN from the coding sequence ATGGATGAAAGGATAATAATAGCAACGACCTTTGCATTGTATCTTGTTATGATGCTTTGGATAGGGCTACATTTTTATAAGAAAACGGAAAATATATCTGATTATACACTTGGAGGAAGAAAGCTTGGATTTTTAGGAAGTTCTATAAGTGCACAGGCATCAGATATGAGTGGATGGCTATTACTTGGACTTCCTGGAGCAGCGTTTGTATCAGGTCTTTCTGGCTCTGTGTGGATAGCAATAGGACTTGCTTTAGGAACGTATTTTAATTGGAAAATTTTAGCTAAGAAGTTTAGAATATATACTCAAAAGTATTCAGATTCAATAACAGTTCCATCATACCTTGAAAACAGATTTGATGATAAAAAAGGAATATTAAAATTAATTTCTTCATTCTTTATTATTCTATTTTTTGTACCATATACAGCATCAGGATTTGTATCAGGAGGAAAATTATTTACAACAATATTTGGAACTCCATATATACTTTCAGTAGTAATATGTGCAGTAGTTGTTGTTAGTTATACATTTTTAGGTGGATTTATGGCAGTATGCTATACAGATATTGTTCAAGGAAGTTTAATGTTTTTTACTCTTCTTATAATACCTATTATAGTAGTATTTAAGTGTGGAGGGATACAAAATGTTGTATCAGCTATTGATCCTGCACTTTTAGATCCGTTAAATCTTAAAATATTATGTGCAGATGGTTCAGGGAGCATTGCAGTTGCAGCTATAAGCATAATTTCATCACTTGCATGGGGACTAGGATACTTTGGACAGCCTCATATAATAACAAAATTTATGGCAATAGAGAACCCTGAAGAGATAAAGATATCAAGAAGAATAGCAGCAGTATGGGTTATTATTACACTTGCTGCATCTACAGCAATAGGACTTGTTGGACATTATTATTTCCCAAATCTTAATGGTGCAGATTCAGAAACAATATTCATACTTCTTGTACATAAATGTGTTCCAATACTTTTAACAGGAGTTCTTTTATCAGCAATACTTGCAGCAATAATGAGTACAGCAGATTCACAGCTTCTTATAATATCATCTACAGTATCGGAAGATTTATATAGATCGCTAATAAAGAAAGATGCTTCAGATAAACAGCTTGTAAAATTAAGCCGTATAACAATTTTAGTGGTTGCATTAGTTGCATTTAGTATTTCACTTAATCCTGATAGTTCTGTTCTTAAACTTGTATCATACGCATGGGCAGGTTTTGGATGTGCATTTGGACCAGTTATTCTTTTATCATTATTTTGGGAAAAGATGACACGTGAAGGTGCAATTGCAGGTATGGTTGCAGGAGGAATGATTTCGGCTCTATGGCCTATAATAAAAAATTATTCATCACTTCCTATATTTAAACTTTATGAAATAGTGCCTGGATTTTTTGGAGCATTAATAGTTGTATATGTTGTAAGCAAAATGACATACCAAATGACAAATGACAAAGGACAAATGACAAATTAG
- a CDS encoding helix-turn-helix transcriptional regulator, with translation MDKEMLKEILKKDNAWAEYIKMIKEKSFGEKLKILREHHNMTQSEYAKLVDAGQKTISNWEKNLSFPRKYYRDILLEIYDKTYEYLVWNEITTKEKD, from the coding sequence ATGGACAAAGAAATGCTCAAAGAGATTTTAAAGAAAGATAATGCGTGGGCAGAATATATAAAGATGATAAAAGAGAAGAGCTTTGGAGAGAAACTTAAAATTTTAAGAGAACATCATAATATGACTCAAAGTGAATATGCTAAATTAGTTGATGCAGGGCAGAAGACAATATCGAACTGGGAGAAAAATCTTTCTTTCCCTAGAAAATATTATAGAGATATATTATTAGAAATATATGATAAAACATACGAATATCTAGTGTGGAATGAGATAACTACAAAAGAAAAAGATTAA
- a CDS encoding sigma-70 family RNA polymerase sigma factor, with amino-acid sequence MNYNEIESIVKRIKNGDNDAKIDLMMQFEKNIICIISKMHIHGYDFDDLKNECYSALFHAVKLYDPKKHRFVSYATNAIRNQVYNIGRFNVSKKFRNDDTGILFTPSIETMLTSEIDLENDFIKRLSIKKIHKIIFSLTKEEREMVYILFFENNTLKQYASHKNIPYSAAFYKKNQLFKKIRRLFSLSCDII; translated from the coding sequence ATGAATTATAATGAAATTGAATCAATTGTAAAAAGAATAAAAAATGGTGATAATGATGCAAAAATAGATCTTATGATGCAGTTTGAAAAGAATATAATATGTATAATAAGTAAAATGCATATCCACGGCTATGATTTTGATGATCTTAAAAACGAATGTTACAGCGCACTCTTTCATGCCGTAAAACTTTACGATCCAAAGAAACACAGATTTGTATCTTACGCAACAAATGCGATAAGAAATCAAGTATATAATATAGGAAGATTTAATGTAAGTAAAAAATTTAGAAATGATGATACAGGTATTCTCTTTACTCCATCAATCGAAACAATGCTCACTTCTGAAATAGATTTAGAAAATGATTTTATAAAAAGACTTTCTATTAAGAAGATTCATAAAATAATCTTCTCTCTTACAAAGGAAGAAAGAGAAATGGTCTATATCCTCTTTTTTGAGAATAATACATTAAAACAATATGCCTCTCATAAAAATATTCCTTATTCTGCGGCTTTTTACAAAAAAAATCAATTATTTAAAAAAATTAGGAGACTTTTCTCACTATCTTGTGATATAATATAA
- a CDS encoding cadherin-like beta sandwich domain-containing protein: MNKRIRNIIAMTLTIAAVTAFGPVDSAKNVLGSFGPKTVYADTVSDVTEVSIETSSGDSMDLYTDDDYDDDDEFDGKNPTEGKTYYAKTSKSAVRVNIDGADEDCVRIYNGSDDYEEGDKISISGTDTLKVRVYDEDYDDLDSSERKDSDNYEEFEIRVKSTADNDDDDDDDDDDDDVYLSSISVDGYYVDNFDEDKKSYNYKVSEDTDSILVKARPSDEDDDTVEINGEDVDEEDKWKTDVDLEKGKNTIKIVVEDDDDNKRTYYLYVYRGTSDEVTSTDDTDNGVKESNGGIDNSQHEVYLDSLNLDDGDTKLTFKKNISVYNVKVDESQDDIDIYAHPEYRDYTVKVDDEVLDDEGDDKYEYTYEDLHDGINTIKIKVYPNDDEDDDECREYTLNVYRDKNIPSNSTAGNIQNTTSQTGAPSADDAILQYKNQWTRIGGRVWAYYDENGNLVKNQIKYINGSYYIFDQNGYMFENTWVLFNGTYYYAQVGGALKTGWLQYGANWYYLDPSNAAMRTGWMRDSNGVYYYLYSDGSMAANCIIDGKFQLNASGAYVKYIG; this comes from the coding sequence ATGAATAAGAGGATTAGAAATATTATAGCAATGACACTTACAATAGCTGCTGTTACTGCATTTGGACCAGTAGATTCAGCAAAAAATGTTTTAGGATCTTTTGGACCTAAAACTGTTTATGCTGATACTGTTTCAGATGTTACAGAGGTTTCTATTGAAACTTCATCTGGAGACAGCATGGATCTTTATACAGATGATGATTATGATGATGATGATGAATTTGATGGTAAGAATCCTACAGAGGGAAAAACATACTATGCTAAAACTTCAAAATCAGCAGTAAGAGTAAATATAGATGGAGCAGATGAAGACTGTGTAAGAATCTATAATGGAAGTGATGATTATGAAGAAGGAGATAAGATTTCAATCTCTGGAACAGATACTTTAAAAGTTAGAGTATATGATGAGGATTATGATGATTTAGATTCATCAGAAAGAAAAGATTCAGATAATTATGAGGAGTTTGAAATAAGGGTAAAATCAACTGCAGATAATGACGATGATGATGACGATGATGATGACGATGATGATGTATATTTATCAAGCATATCAGTAGATGGGTATTATGTTGACAATTTTGATGAAGACAAAAAATCATATAATTATAAAGTATCTGAAGACACAGATTCAATACTTGTAAAAGCAAGACCTAGCGATGAAGATGATGATACCGTTGAAATAAATGGTGAAGATGTTGATGAAGAGGATAAATGGAAGACTGATGTAGATCTTGAAAAAGGTAAGAATACAATAAAGATCGTTGTAGAAGACGATGATGATAATAAGAGAACTTATTATTTATATGTATATAGAGGAACATCAGATGAAGTAACTTCAACAGATGATACTGATAACGGAGTAAAAGAATCAAACGGTGGAATAGATAATTCTCAACATGAAGTTTATCTTGATTCATTAAATCTTGATGATGGAGATACTAAACTTACATTTAAGAAAAATATATCTGTATATAATGTAAAAGTAGATGAAAGTCAGGATGATATAGATATTTATGCACATCCAGAATATCGTGATTATACTGTAAAAGTAGATGATGAAGTTCTTGATGATGAAGGAGATGATAAATATGAATACACATATGAAGATCTCCATGATGGAATAAATACTATAAAGATAAAAGTATATCCTAATGATGATGAAGATGATGATGAATGCAGAGAATATACACTAAATGTATATAGAGATAAGAATATACCATCAAATTCTACTGCAGGAAATATTCAAAATACAACTTCACAGACAGGTGCACCATCAGCAGACGATGCTATTTTACAGTATAAAAATCAATGGACTAGAATTGGTGGCAGAGTTTGGGCTTACTATGATGAAAATGGAAACCTAGTTAAAAATCAGATTAAATATATAAATGGATCTTATTATATATTTGATCAAAATGGATATATGTTTGAAAACACATGGGTATTGTTTAATGGAACATATTATTATGCCCAAGTTGGCGGAGCTTTAAAGACAGGCTGGCTTCAGTATGGTGCAAACTGGTATTATTTAGATCCAAGTAATGCAGCAATGAGAACAGGCTGGATGAGAGATTCAAACGGAGTCTATTATTATCTATATTCTGATGGAAGCATGGCAGCTAACTGTATAATTGATGGAAAATTTCAGTTAAATGCAAGTGGAGCATACGTAAAATATATTGGATAA